In Armatimonadota bacterium, the following proteins share a genomic window:
- a CDS encoding SCO family protein, with protein sequence MRTNVPLRPSPFGLRISRLPYCAARIAHRFLMASVLAISAFATAQDTVKTPFDDKIGITQKLGSSLPLGLKFKDETGATVRLGDYFKDRPVVIVPVFYECKSACLMTRDGVVQVLGQQKKERIGRDFDVLVFSFKSDETTKMAADAKKYWMEHTRYGENAEGWHFLTGDEASIQSLTSAIGFRFHKVPEMDTIVHPTCIVFATPDGRVSYYQEGANYAALEFQTAVEEAKRNQVGTKSPTIRFPACYAYDPTTGKYRVAVENILLWSGLATVAIVAGSIIHMSLKYRRTPLKPGDAPDQGGTDANPSEGH encoded by the coding sequence ATGCGAACTAATGTCCCCCTTCGCCCTTCGCCCTTCGGTCTTCGCATTTCGCGACTTCCTTATTGCGCAGCGCGCATCGCCCATCGCTTCTTGATGGCATCCGTGCTGGCAATCAGCGCTTTCGCAACGGCGCAGGATACGGTCAAGACCCCGTTCGACGACAAGATCGGCATCACCCAGAAGCTGGGGTCGAGCTTGCCGCTGGGTCTCAAGTTCAAGGACGAAACCGGCGCGACGGTCAGGCTTGGCGATTACTTCAAGGATCGGCCGGTGGTGATCGTCCCGGTGTTCTACGAGTGCAAGAGCGCTTGTCTGATGACCCGCGACGGCGTGGTCCAAGTGCTCGGACAGCAGAAGAAGGAGCGCATTGGACGCGATTTCGACGTGCTGGTGTTCAGCTTCAAGTCGGACGAGACCACCAAGATGGCCGCCGACGCCAAGAAGTACTGGATGGAGCACACCCGCTATGGGGAGAACGCCGAAGGCTGGCACTTCTTGACGGGCGACGAGGCTTCGATTCAGTCGCTGACCTCGGCGATCGGCTTCCGGTTCCACAAGGTGCCCGAGATGGACACTATCGTCCACCCGACATGCATCGTGTTCGCCACGCCCGACGGCAGGGTTTCCTACTATCAGGAGGGAGCGAATTACGCCGCGCTGGAGTTCCAGACGGCGGTCGAAGAAGCCAAGCGGAACCAGGTGGGCACCAAGAGCCCGACAATTCGCTTCCCAGCCTGTTATGCCTATGACCCCACGACCGGCAAATACCGCGTGGCGGTCGAGAACATCTTGCTGTGGTCCGGTTTGGCGACGGTCGCCATCGTCGCCGGCTCGATCATCCACATGTCGCTGAAATATAGGCGCACCCCGCTGAAACCCGGCGACGCGCCAGACCAGGGAGGAACGGACGCCAATCCGTCCGAGGGCCACTGA